In the Ruminococcus sp. OA3 genome, one interval contains:
- a CDS encoding YaiI/YqxD family protein, giving the protein MRILVDADACPVTHIVEEVAQKHGMGVILFCDTNHILHSDYSEIKVIGAGADAVDFALVSACRKGDIVVTQDYGVAAMALGKGACGIHQSGRWYTEENIDQMLMERHLAKKARRTRAKHHLKGPAKRTEEDDQNFLSSLSKLIDKVSDSQ; this is encoded by the coding sequence ATGAGAATATTAGTGGATGCGGATGCATGTCCCGTGACACATATCGTAGAAGAGGTCGCTCAAAAACATGGAATGGGGGTCATTCTTTTCTGCGATACCAATCACATCTTACACTCTGACTACAGCGAGATCAAGGTCATCGGCGCCGGTGCTGACGCCGTGGATTTTGCACTGGTCTCTGCCTGCAGAAAAGGGGATATCGTCGTGACGCAGGATTACGGCGTGGCGGCGATGGCTCTGGGGAAAGGCGCCTGCGGCATCCATCAGAGCGGCAGATGGTATACAGAAGAGAACATCGATCAGATGCTGATGGAGCGGCATCTGGCGAAAAAGGCGAGGCGCACCAGGGCGAAACATCATCTCAAAGGCCCGGCAAAAAGAACGGAGGAGGACGATCAGAATTTTTTGAGTTCTTTGTCAAAGCTGATTGACAAAGTTTCTGACAGCCAGTGA
- a CDS encoding DUF262 domain-containing protein — protein MYEIRPETVKTFITDRNVKLPRFQRKQTWDEKKNFQLCISLFKEYPIGVCILSVDESKGKTVRWLLDGRQRKNALTMIHDDPENIYNWAKKFIRFKNSDQPNELEEKYWEKINEYIEADADEEFEVSLRENSDDDSEGNEINAEENIDESTYGLELLLEIIKIIHNKQKKNTGFTKPFDVTKYVNRLPYVETENGDVKLSSRKVKTFIDEYTKYCDDEDIESREESSFYQFIELRCDVKDARQLKALIHEKWDMITERMLIVDKMDFQLANSKIGMIEVKNLSPSDSQKIFNIINSEGEKLTAVEILSAKPHWNISVDHPSQATVNAIKKLYTKIGTVQTDVVRWDLPATLLDRLGRNIVLKQFTDSKTDFEKELTCGFKILAGIYAGGVKKEDIEKLSKREDIDWSSDIEKLIYELESMLKLISSFEYFKYFRSWNASVMELTSDSIALNFMILTYKDWIRKGKPVGDSRAKQFQKNCFILWDKLIYEYINRQWRGSGDSKIAGNILNLEREPDLYEPVPAYKWESLLRDQIFAESVIESVDITLALMKPLLYHFYCLKCIQGPDTDYGLEVDHIMPQTLFNESSIVRKDVIQNNLLNLGLLPKNENIAKGNKKLILIDSQWLKDQIVKYEFIPEEMFLEYSNVNNYQKMFDTREQIFLEAYTEKRDNMLNN, from the coding sequence ATGTACGAAATCAGACCGGAGACGGTAAAAACGTTTATAACGGATCGAAATGTCAAGCTGCCGAGGTTTCAGAGAAAGCAAACCTGGGACGAAAAAAAGAATTTTCAGTTATGCATCAGCCTGTTCAAGGAATATCCGATCGGTGTCTGCATACTCAGTGTAGATGAAAGCAAGGGCAAGACGGTAAGATGGCTGCTTGACGGACGGCAGAGGAAAAATGCACTTACGATGATTCACGATGATCCGGAAAACATTTATAACTGGGCAAAAAAGTTTATTCGATTTAAAAATTCTGATCAGCCGAATGAGCTGGAGGAAAAGTACTGGGAGAAAATAAATGAATATATTGAAGCGGATGCGGATGAAGAATTCGAGGTATCTTTACGTGAAAATAGTGATGACGACAGCGAAGGAAACGAGATAAATGCAGAAGAGAATATTGATGAGTCTACCTATGGGTTAGAACTTTTGCTGGAGATCATAAAGATCATTCACAATAAACAAAAAAAGAACACCGGATTTACGAAGCCTTTTGACGTTACAAAGTATGTAAACAGATTACCGTACGTAGAGACCGAAAACGGAGATGTGAAACTCTCATCACGCAAGGTGAAAACATTTATTGATGAGTATACAAAATACTGTGATGACGAGGATATCGAGAGCCGGGAGGAATCTTCATTCTACCAGTTCATTGAATTGAGGTGTGATGTAAAAGATGCCAGACAGCTAAAGGCACTGATTCATGAGAAGTGGGATATGATAACTGAGCGAATGCTGATCGTTGATAAGATGGATTTTCAGCTTGCCAACAGCAAAATTGGCATGATAGAAGTTAAGAATCTGTCTCCTTCAGATTCGCAGAAGATTTTTAACATTATTAATTCAGAGGGGGAAAAACTGACTGCAGTTGAGATTTTGTCCGCAAAACCACATTGGAATATATCCGTGGACCATCCGTCTCAGGCGACTGTCAATGCCATAAAGAAGCTGTATACAAAGATCGGAACCGTTCAGACAGATGTTGTGCGCTGGGATCTGCCGGCGACGCTGTTAGACAGGCTCGGCAGAAATATTGTGCTAAAACAGTTTACTGATTCAAAAACGGATTTTGAAAAGGAGCTGACGTGTGGGTTTAAAATACTGGCGGGAATTTATGCCGGTGGTGTAAAAAAAGAAGATATTGAAAAATTGAGTAAGAGAGAAGACATTGACTGGAGTTCCGATATTGAGAAGCTGATTTATGAGCTTGAGTCTATGCTGAAACTCATTTCATCCTTTGAGTATTTCAAATACTTTAGATCCTGGAATGCCTCTGTTATGGAGCTGACAAGTGATTCGATTGCATTAAACTTCATGATTCTTACATACAAAGACTGGATCAGAAAAGGGAAGCCGGTTGGTGACTCCAGGGCAAAACAATTTCAGAAGAATTGCTTTATTTTATGGGACAAATTGATATATGAATATATTAACAGACAATGGAGGGGGTCCGGTGATTCTAAAATAGCCGGTAATATTTTGAATCTGGAAAGGGAACCTGATTTATATGAACCCGTTCCGGCTTATAAATGGGAAAGCCTGCTGCGGGATCAGATCTTTGCAGAGAGTGTCATTGAGTCAGTGGATATTACGCTGGCGCTTATGAAACCACTGCTGTATCATTTTTACTGCCTCAAATGCATACAGGGCCCCGATACGGACTATGGGTTAGAGGTGGATCATATCATGCCGCAGACGTTATTTAATGAATCTTCTATTGTGCGCAAAGATGTCATACAGAACAATCTGCTTAATTTGGGCCTGCTGCCTAAAAATGAAAATATTGCAAAAGGCAATAAAAAGCTGATTCTCATCGACAGCCAATGGCTGAAAGACCAGATCGTAAAGTATGAATTTATACCGGAAGAGATGTTTTTGGAATATTCCAATGTCAATAATTATCAGAAAATGTTTGACACACGTGAACAAATATTTCTTGAAGCATACACCGAAAAAAGAGATAATATGCTGAATAATTAA
- a CDS encoding toll/interleukin-1 receptor domain-containing protein, whose translation MKKVFVTYAWGTQEENERVYSFVKMLRENGYDATCDQKELQESTAPSFTQMMSRGLQSDKVIIILSESYKRKADEPMTGVSKEYEVIASEWRKPGNNRKFIFVSFEGCSQEKLDSIVPVMFTGIKLIDLAEDEKKGFLELYSCLNEVPQIEFGEVNDKTPDLQPRELPRFSLGHAKTLTVYRQSDDAYVPNDDLHLIYEWLVDGTRSFKVKIRDCDLEEKKVQRDKLQERAVLGERLSKEEDQWFAALNAQMKCEEADLRNKEKALEIFFSHREFVQYMGYKTAENVCRIVKAVVQPSGEEEGTVTPVSVELFYEGEDKEKIVPGFFGAAIEGAFLDEIFFTALQRRKAGIWDVGMDNVSFRILPELLYFLAEHGYEGLEELRRLEDYRMGLA comes from the coding sequence ATGAAAAAGGTATTTGTTACGTATGCCTGGGGGACACAGGAAGAAAATGAGAGAGTTTATTCTTTTGTGAAAATGCTTCGCGAGAATGGTTATGATGCAACCTGTGACCAAAAGGAGCTGCAGGAGAGCACAGCGCCTTCATTTACACAGATGATGTCCCGGGGCTTACAGTCTGATAAAGTTATCATTATCCTGTCGGAATCATATAAGCGCAAAGCAGATGAGCCAATGACCGGTGTCAGTAAGGAATATGAGGTCATAGCCTCCGAATGGCGAAAGCCCGGGAACAACAGGAAATTTATTTTCGTCTCATTTGAGGGATGCAGTCAGGAGAAGCTGGATAGCATTGTGCCGGTCATGTTCACCGGTATTAAGCTGATAGATCTGGCAGAAGATGAAAAGAAAGGTTTCCTGGAATTGTATTCCTGCTTAAATGAAGTTCCACAGATCGAATTCGGAGAGGTAAATGATAAAACACCTGATTTGCAGCCGAGAGAGCTTCCCAGGTTTTCCCTTGGCCATGCGAAGACGCTTACTGTTTACAGACAGAGTGATGATGCGTATGTGCCCAATGATGATCTTCATCTTATATATGAATGGCTTGTGGATGGGACCAGGTCTTTCAAAGTGAAGATCCGGGATTGTGATTTAGAGGAGAAAAAAGTTCAGCGGGATAAGCTGCAGGAAAGGGCTGTTCTGGGAGAACGCCTCAGTAAAGAAGAAGACCAGTGGTTTGCCGCACTTAATGCGCAGATGAAGTGCGAGGAAGCGGACCTCAGAAACAAAGAAAAAGCCCTGGAGATATTTTTCTCACACAGGGAATTTGTTCAATATATGGGATACAAAACGGCAGAAAATGTGTGCCGGATTGTGAAGGCCGTAGTCCAGCCGTCAGGGGAGGAAGAAGGGACTGTCACTCCGGTTTCTGTTGAACTGTTTTATGAAGGGGAAGATAAAGAAAAGATCGTGCCGGGATTCTTTGGCGCTGCTATCGAGGGCGCATTCCTGGATGAAATATTCTTTACAGCGCTGCAAAGGCGGAAGGCAGGCATATGGGATGTGGGAATGGACAATGTTTCTTTTCGGATCCTTCCGGAGTTGTTATATTTCCTGGCGGAACACGGATATGAGGGGCTGGAGGAATTGCGAAGGCTTGAGGATTATCGGATGGGCCTGGCATAA
- a CDS encoding helix-turn-helix transcriptional regulator encodes MQIGEVIRKYRKSKNMTQEDMAKRLGVTGPAVNKWENGNSFPDISLLAPIARLLGISLDTLLSFREELTVEEINHFVLEMDAKLKEESYEQVFHWTKGILEKYPNCPRLIWQMALILDSWRLTKGIPDTENYEGYILEWYVRALGSEDEDIRYSAADSLFGFYLRKEEYEKAEEYLAYFSKQNPERKRKQAVIYSKTNRTGEAYKAYEELLFSGYQMMNMVFQSIYMLAMEDGDREKAHMLVEKQRVLAGVFDMGKYHETSCRLDLATAEKDADTVIDTMEEMIASVGTMGEFCRSPLYEHVAFRELRLEFLEDMKRSLKKCFRDEETYGFLMDDERWQELVR; translated from the coding sequence ATGCAGATAGGTGAAGTAATAAGAAAATACAGGAAAAGTAAAAATATGACGCAGGAGGACATGGCGAAGCGTCTCGGGGTCACGGGACCGGCGGTCAACAAATGGGAAAATGGAAATTCATTCCCGGATATTTCACTGCTGGCTCCGATTGCCAGGCTGCTGGGTATTTCTCTCGATACCCTGTTGTCGTTTCGGGAGGAGCTTACCGTAGAAGAAATCAATCATTTCGTGTTGGAAATGGATGCGAAACTCAAAGAGGAGTCTTATGAGCAAGTTTTTCATTGGACAAAAGGGATTCTGGAGAAGTATCCGAACTGTCCTCGGCTGATCTGGCAAATGGCACTCATCCTGGATTCGTGGCGGCTGACGAAGGGTATTCCGGATACAGAAAACTATGAAGGTTATATCCTGGAGTGGTATGTCCGGGCGCTGGGAAGTGAGGATGAGGACATTCGGTACAGTGCCGCCGATTCGTTGTTTGGGTTTTATTTAAGAAAAGAAGAGTATGAGAAGGCCGAAGAGTATCTGGCGTATTTTTCAAAGCAGAATCCAGAGAGAAAAAGAAAGCAGGCGGTTATCTATAGTAAGACCAATCGCACGGGTGAGGCGTACAAGGCATATGAAGAACTGTTATTTTCAGGATACCAGATGATGAATATGGTATTTCAAAGCATCTACATGCTGGCTATGGAGGATGGAGACAGGGAAAAGGCGCATATGCTGGTGGAAAAACAGCGGGTGTTGGCGGGGGTCTTTGATATGGGAAAATATCATGAGACTTCCTGCAGGCTTGATCTGGCGACGGCGGAGAAAGACGCGGATACGGTGATTGACACGATGGAGGAGATGATAGCCAGTGTCGGCACAATGGGAGAATTTTGCAGATCTCCCCTCTATGAACATGTGGCATTCAGGGAATTACGACTGGAATTTCTTGAGGATATGAAGCGAAGTTTGAAAAAGTGCTTCCGTGATGAGGAAACATATGGTTTTCTGATGGATGATGAACGATGGCAGGAATTAGTAAGATAA
- a CDS encoding GNAT family N-acetyltransferase, with the protein MTYTIRRIQKSEYPLLNDFLYEAIFVPDGVEPPPRSILMSPDLQVYVDHFGESKDDIGLVTEVDEKIVGAVWVRIMDDYGHVDDRTPSFAISLYKEYRGLGIGTAMMRAMLTLLKHRGYKRASLAVQKANYAVKMYLRVGFRVVEDRGEEFVMVIDLAKFS; encoded by the coding sequence ATGACATATACCATACGACGTATCCAGAAATCCGAGTATCCTTTATTAAATGATTTTCTGTATGAGGCCATTTTTGTACCGGACGGCGTTGAACCCCCTCCCCGTTCCATCCTCATGTCTCCTGATCTTCAGGTCTATGTTGATCATTTCGGTGAATCGAAGGACGATATCGGGCTGGTTACCGAAGTCGATGAGAAGATTGTGGGCGCCGTCTGGGTGCGCATTATGGACGACTACGGTCATGTTGATGACCGGACGCCGTCTTTTGCCATTTCGCTCTATAAGGAATATCGGGGTCTTGGGATTGGGACGGCCATGATGCGGGCAATGCTCACACTGTTAAAGCACAGAGGATATAAGCGCGCTTCCCTGGCGGTCCAGAAGGCAAATTATGCCGTGAAGATGTACCTGCGGGTTGGATTCCGGGTTGTGGAGGATCGGGGGGAGGAGTTTGTTATGGTGATTGATTTAGCTAAGTTCTCATAG
- a CDS encoding DUF3578 domain-containing protein — protein MSDTYIYQKEVDQSTLNYGITIPVNLQAKLFEGLGYTLTKGEKRTVSILLDGKRYEARLTNVAIDSTKYPRNEVVQIRYSSNSPIASKLQEQFISSVSVIAEQKNSTQKGHSITIPESRKEYIEIYITDDGTIRFECQPQKTEVKLNFFQYIGSADSLAGYQRSYKLILLESMLTLMDHTGKCSLYQVVDRFKHFYENRKSQGKVPDVDVDQRIANIESSSIQDVLRVILDNPFKAISNKGFLQIKKMDNIDYLMFSPELMADMNEQDFKQLKELLGLKIQKYFDKIDGANVQTDLKNLFDYMLEHYKDCREHEAFRNNRIGKLIRQVIPKVILTLPFLNNETYLVKGSIGQGNWATVPWICIFDKRITASAQHGVYIVYLLSEDGNTLYLTLNQGCNNYINSLGKRKTILKLHEMTANVLTTVSAGPFSTGTDLNLGNEFYEHGCIFYKAYHKGQVPPTDILTADLFSMINRYQEYVETQAQHRPKKKAWLLTWNADNWIWDGYESFAQQTKDGHKVVTPWSCNNTTPEIGDSIFLLKLGDEPRGIIASGTIIRKSYKDLHWDLEKRAQNITARFVDVNFDRILNFHFEQLLPLALLEEQLPLQRWSPQASGIEIQEEYVYALHDLWHQITMEEYLDMTDTDESTEEYNISDELTRISQYISAKGFSYEDGFIENFYLSLKAKPFVILAGTSGTGKTKLVKLFAEAIGATVDNGRYKLVPVRPDWSDSTDLFGYVDLNGQYIPGALTEFMKTAISDQTKPYFLCLDEMNLARVEYYLSDILSIIETRHFENGQIITDMIAESDVAVTAHGKLFLPENLYIIGTVNMDETTFPFSKKVLDRANTIEFSYVNLDLHQTLGIADISVLDNRFLRSDYLVLAECPEGEDTILSAVSILKQMNEALKNVNAQIGYRVRDEICFYLLYNEKYSLLDASVAMDLAVLQKILPRIQGSSLSIKNLLLALFKICVANQSEITQNANHTVSENMFNYLKTQDTVPYRKSAEKIAFMTRRFEEDGYTSYWL, from the coding sequence ATGTCCGATACCTATATCTACCAGAAAGAAGTTGATCAATCTACTTTAAATTACGGAATCACTATCCCCGTAAATTTACAAGCAAAATTATTTGAGGGATTGGGATATACTTTAACCAAAGGTGAAAAGAGAACGGTAAGCATTCTGCTCGATGGAAAACGCTATGAAGCGAGACTTACAAATGTAGCTATTGATTCTACTAAATATCCCAGAAATGAGGTTGTACAAATCCGCTACTCCTCAAATTCACCAATTGCGTCCAAACTACAAGAACAATTTATTTCCAGTGTTTCAGTAATTGCTGAGCAAAAGAACAGTACCCAAAAGGGACACTCCATTACCATTCCAGAATCCCGGAAAGAATATATCGAGATCTATATCACTGACGATGGCACCATACGTTTTGAGTGCCAGCCTCAAAAAACAGAGGTAAAACTTAATTTTTTCCAATATATTGGTTCCGCTGACAGCCTTGCCGGATATCAGCGATCCTATAAACTAATTCTTTTGGAAAGTATGTTGACGCTTATGGATCATACTGGTAAGTGCTCACTGTATCAAGTTGTGGATCGCTTTAAACACTTCTATGAGAACCGAAAAAGTCAAGGAAAAGTTCCCGATGTCGACGTGGATCAGCGGATTGCGAATATTGAATCGAGTTCTATCCAGGATGTCCTCAGAGTAATTTTAGACAACCCGTTTAAAGCAATTAGTAACAAGGGTTTTCTTCAAATCAAAAAGATGGATAATATCGATTATCTGATGTTCTCACCGGAACTTATGGCGGACATGAATGAACAAGATTTTAAACAGCTGAAAGAACTTTTAGGCTTAAAGATACAAAAATATTTTGATAAAATTGATGGTGCTAATGTGCAAACAGATTTAAAAAACCTTTTTGACTATATGTTGGAACACTATAAGGATTGTCGAGAACATGAGGCGTTTAGGAACAATCGTATTGGTAAACTGATACGTCAAGTTATTCCTAAAGTCATATTGACACTCCCTTTTTTAAATAATGAAACTTATCTTGTAAAAGGAAGTATCGGCCAGGGAAACTGGGCAACCGTTCCCTGGATCTGCATCTTTGACAAGCGAATTACAGCGTCCGCCCAACATGGCGTCTATATCGTGTATCTGTTATCGGAAGACGGTAATACCCTTTATTTGACTTTGAACCAAGGGTGTAACAATTACATAAACTCATTAGGAAAGCGAAAAACCATTCTGAAATTACACGAGATGACTGCAAACGTACTGACGACTGTTTCCGCAGGACCATTTTCTACTGGGACAGACCTAAACCTTGGGAATGAATTTTATGAACATGGTTGCATTTTTTATAAAGCTTATCACAAAGGGCAGGTTCCACCAACCGATATATTGACCGCTGATCTTTTTAGCATGATTAACCGCTATCAAGAATACGTGGAGACACAAGCACAACATCGACCAAAAAAGAAAGCGTGGTTATTAACTTGGAATGCCGATAACTGGATATGGGATGGTTACGAAAGCTTTGCCCAACAGACTAAAGATGGGCATAAAGTAGTCACACCGTGGAGCTGTAACAATACAACCCCCGAAATTGGGGATTCTATCTTTCTCTTGAAACTTGGCGATGAACCTAGAGGAATCATAGCTTCTGGAACTATCATTCGGAAGAGCTACAAGGATTTGCATTGGGATTTAGAAAAACGCGCCCAAAACATTACGGCAAGATTTGTTGATGTGAATTTTGACCGAATTTTGAATTTTCATTTTGAACAATTGTTACCTTTAGCACTTTTGGAAGAGCAACTCCCCTTGCAACGCTGGAGTCCGCAGGCTTCTGGTATTGAAATACAAGAAGAATATGTGTATGCGTTACACGACCTCTGGCACCAAATAACAATGGAAGAGTATTTAGACATGACAGATACCGATGAATCTACAGAAGAATACAATATCTCAGATGAACTCACCCGGATTTCTCAGTATATTTCCGCCAAAGGTTTTTCCTATGAAGACGGGTTTATTGAGAATTTTTATTTAAGCCTTAAAGCGAAACCTTTTGTCATACTGGCAGGTACTTCGGGAACGGGGAAGACAAAACTCGTCAAACTATTTGCGGAAGCTATAGGTGCCACTGTGGACAACGGCAGATATAAATTAGTACCTGTGCGACCAGATTGGTCTGATTCCACGGACCTTTTTGGCTACGTCGATCTCAACGGACAATATATTCCGGGTGCGCTCACTGAATTTATGAAAACCGCCATATCAGACCAGACGAAACCTTACTTTCTCTGTTTAGATGAAATGAACCTAGCCAGAGTAGAATATTATCTGAGTGATATTCTATCGATCATTGAGACACGTCATTTTGAGAATGGTCAGATTATCACAGATATGATAGCGGAGAGCGACGTTGCGGTTACAGCACACGGAAAACTTTTTCTTCCTGAAAATCTCTATATTATCGGAACAGTGAACATGGATGAAACCACGTTCCCATTTAGTAAAAAAGTGTTGGACCGTGCTAATACGATCGAATTTTCCTATGTCAATCTGGACCTCCATCAAACCCTGGGAATCGCCGATATTTCGGTGTTAGACAATCGCTTTTTAAGGAGCGACTACTTAGTGTTGGCAGAGTGTCCCGAGGGTGAAGATACAATATTAAGCGCCGTTTCTATCTTGAAACAAATGAATGAAGCCTTAAAAAATGTGAACGCGCAGATTGGATACCGTGTGCGCGACGAAATTTGTTTCTATTTACTATACAACGAAAAATACTCCCTACTGGATGCATCTGTCGCTATGGATCTTGCAGTACTGCAAAAGATTTTGCCTCGCATCCAGGGGAGCAGCCTGTCAATTAAAAATCTGTTGCTTGCTTTATTTAAAATCTGTGTTGCTAACCAATCTGAAATAACACAGAACGCCAATCATACGGTTAGCGAGAACATGTTTAACTATCTGAAAACTCAGGACACTGTGCCTTACCGCAAAAGTGCTGAAAAAATTGCATTTATGACAAGGAGATTTGAGGAGGATGGCTACACTTCCTACTGGCTCTAA